The proteins below are encoded in one region of Caballeronia sp. SL2Y3:
- a CDS encoding response regulator transcription factor: MENGYFKTVLLVEDEGLTRSAMKTLILANEPLLEIDEADGFEQAKAKLSANSYDLMFLDYHLRGPATGMDLLNWIREEEREVQTIMLSAQDDRDTVLECIRNGACGFISKGSEQGASVFREALKTILNGRVYLPNTVLGKGGHSPKPVSTHAGVTIESLDLPPRLTETLRYLLQGLSNKAIARKMNISENTAKEYSSDLLARFHVTRRTFLIVEMARRGIEMPMGNTSSAS, from the coding sequence ATGGAAAACGGCTATTTCAAAACAGTATTGCTGGTAGAGGACGAAGGGCTCACGCGCAGCGCGATGAAAACGCTGATCCTCGCGAACGAGCCCTTGCTCGAGATCGACGAAGCCGATGGATTCGAGCAGGCGAAAGCGAAGCTCTCGGCAAATTCGTACGATCTGATGTTTCTCGACTATCACTTGCGCGGCCCGGCCACCGGCATGGACCTGCTCAACTGGATACGCGAGGAGGAGCGCGAGGTTCAGACCATCATGCTGTCCGCTCAGGACGACCGCGATACCGTGCTCGAATGCATTCGAAACGGCGCGTGCGGTTTCATCTCGAAGGGCAGCGAGCAGGGCGCGAGCGTGTTTCGCGAAGCCCTGAAGACCATTCTCAACGGGCGCGTCTATCTGCCTAACACGGTGCTCGGCAAGGGCGGCCATAGCCCGAAGCCGGTCTCGACGCATGCGGGCGTCACCATCGAATCGCTCGATCTTCCGCCGCGCCTGACCGAAACGCTGCGCTATCTGCTGCAAGGGCTGTCGAACAAGGCCATCGCGCGCAAGATGAACATCAGCGAGAACACGGCCAAGGAATATTCGAGCGACCTGCTCGCGCGCTTTCATGTCACGCGCCGAACCTTCCTGATCGTGGAAATGGCGCGGCGGGGCATCGAAATGCCGATGGGCAACACGTCGTCGGCGTCCTGA
- a CDS encoding histidine kinase codes for MPPRSSDNESEFALWRIKRARPGDSARRVLIAHKDKSIAESLAVQLRLKGLQVIHAQDLASVRALLHSWQPQALVLDTALDSDSGYVFIRTLRMDADVTGRLLVAMSNVWPADPVQQLKDAGFDAHCRRPCSTWRIVDLVDAFFTAPLAR; via the coding sequence ATGCCACCCCGCTCATCCGATAACGAAAGCGAATTCGCCCTGTGGCGCATCAAGCGCGCGCGGCCGGGCGACTCCGCGCGGCGCGTGCTGATCGCGCACAAGGACAAGTCCATCGCGGAGTCGCTCGCGGTGCAGCTTCGGCTGAAGGGCTTGCAGGTCATCCACGCGCAGGATCTGGCGTCGGTGCGCGCGCTGCTGCATAGCTGGCAGCCGCAGGCGCTCGTGCTCGACACGGCCCTGGACAGCGATTCCGGCTATGTCTTCATTCGCACGCTGCGCATGGACGCGGACGTGACGGGGCGTTTGCTCGTAGCGATGAGCAACGTGTGGCCCGCCGATCCGGTGCAGCAGCTGAAGGACGCAGGTTTCGACGCGCATTGCAGGCGTCCGTGTTCGACCTGGCGCATCGTCGATTTGGTCGATGCGTTCTTTACCGCGCCGCTCGCGCGGTGA
- a CDS encoding aldose epimerase, with the protein MTSSEPMPMRPVVELHAEPRLRVANGPHVIEVAPASGGRITRFTTHDEAGAHDWLVPITASSWPCDAWPKGGSYPLVPFSNRVRNAQFPAPGGERVTLATFPGMAHALHGFGQYAAWRVARHDADCIELRYTHREGEHGWPWAFEAIQTIRATAEGARLSMRVINRSPRPMPAGFGFHPYFAALEAELNAATLWRHEAEIALGPSDEHPPRRHVKESDGYTRYLSGWDGRATLLYADGRTLALEADGALRHVVVHCPAGGGYLCVEPVSHVSDGFNLDAQGFGGTGVVVIAPGSEVSATLVMRPPLTARAAR; encoded by the coding sequence GTGACGTCTTCTGAGCCGATGCCGATGCGACCAGTCGTCGAGTTGCACGCCGAGCCGCGCCTTCGCGTGGCGAACGGCCCGCATGTGATCGAGGTGGCGCCGGCCTCTGGCGGGCGCATCACGCGCTTCACGACGCACGACGAAGCCGGCGCACATGACTGGCTCGTGCCGATAACGGCGTCGAGCTGGCCGTGCGACGCGTGGCCGAAGGGCGGCAGCTATCCGCTCGTGCCGTTCTCGAACCGCGTGCGGAATGCGCAGTTTCCCGCGCCCGGCGGCGAGCGCGTGACGCTTGCAACGTTCCCCGGCATGGCGCACGCGCTGCATGGCTTCGGCCAGTACGCGGCATGGCGCGTCGCGCGTCACGATGCCGATTGCATCGAACTGCGTTACACGCATCGCGAGGGCGAGCACGGCTGGCCGTGGGCGTTCGAGGCGATCCAGACGATTCGCGCGACCGCCGAAGGCGCACGATTGTCGATGCGCGTCATCAACCGCTCGCCACGTCCGATGCCGGCGGGCTTCGGTTTTCATCCGTACTTCGCGGCGCTCGAAGCCGAACTGAATGCCGCGACGCTCTGGCGTCACGAAGCCGAGATCGCGCTGGGACCGTCGGACGAGCATCCGCCGCGCCGTCATGTGAAAGAGTCGGACGGCTATACGCGGTATCTCAGCGGCTGGGACGGCCGCGCCACGCTTCTCTATGCCGATGGCCGCACGCTCGCGCTCGAAGCGGACGGCGCGCTGAGGCATGTGGTCGTGCATTGCCCGGCAGGCGGCGGGTACCTGTGCGTGGAGCCGGTATCCCATGTCAGCGACGGCTTCAATCTCGACGCGCAAGGGTTCGGTGGAACGGGCGTCGTCGTCATTGCGCCGGGAAGCGAAGTGTCCGCGACACTCGTCATGAGGCCGCCGCTCACCGCGCGAGCGGCGCGGTAA
- a CDS encoding ABC transporter permease, with the protein MKQQASLRDRMWKAFVWVTMGFFLLNVLVLIATVAVNSVATRWFGTLLPQGFTLHWYAQAWSDFQLSSVLLVTLEVVGAVVLLSIVLGVPAAYALARVQFPGKRFAMLVFLLPLMVPPVTYGIPMATVMYKFHLAGTLTGVILANLVPALPFVILVMTPFIEQIDPNLESAARIFGANTVRYFRYVLLPLLVPGMLAAGLLVLVRTIGMFELTFFTAGPTTQTLVVALYYAVFSTGVRAPQSIDAMAMIYMAITLVWVLIALQFVSPTQLVSRVKEQRQ; encoded by the coding sequence ATGAAACAGCAAGCGAGCCTGCGCGACAGGATGTGGAAGGCGTTCGTCTGGGTCACGATGGGCTTCTTCCTGCTCAACGTCCTGGTTCTCATCGCGACGGTCGCGGTGAACTCCGTCGCGACGCGCTGGTTCGGCACGCTGCTGCCGCAGGGCTTCACGCTGCACTGGTACGCGCAGGCGTGGAGCGACTTCCAGTTGTCGAGCGTGCTGCTCGTCACGCTCGAAGTGGTGGGCGCGGTGGTGCTGCTGTCCATCGTGCTCGGCGTGCCGGCGGCGTATGCGCTCGCGCGCGTGCAGTTTCCCGGCAAGCGCTTCGCGATGCTCGTGTTCCTGCTGCCGCTGATGGTCCCGCCCGTGACCTACGGCATCCCGATGGCGACGGTCATGTACAAGTTCCATCTCGCGGGCACGCTGACCGGCGTGATTCTCGCGAATCTGGTGCCTGCGCTGCCGTTCGTGATTCTGGTGATGACGCCGTTCATCGAGCAGATCGATCCGAATCTGGAATCCGCCGCGCGCATTTTCGGCGCGAACACGGTGCGCTATTTCCGCTACGTGCTGTTGCCGCTGCTGGTGCCGGGCATGCTCGCGGCGGGGCTGCTGGTGCTGGTGCGGACCATCGGCATGTTCGAGCTGACGTTCTTCACCGCCGGGCCGACGACCCAGACGCTCGTCGTCGCGCTGTACTACGCGGTGTTTTCGACGGGCGTGCGCGCGCCGCAATCCATCGACGCAATGGCGATGATCTACATGGCCATCACGCTCGTCTGGGTGTTGATCGCGCTGCAATTCGTGAGTCCGACGCAGCTGGTCTCGCGCGTGAAGGAACAGCGGCAGTGA
- a CDS encoding ABC transporter permease produces MIALPAQRDPKGWLVAPALVFIIALFIYPFAYGLMLSFNPMNGGGAWANYVSFFTDTSMWPTIIVTLKLAVPATIINVGVSVPVAFALRRSSPYQKFVTTLLVIPVTLGTVLIADGMLTYFSPNGWFPQAVQALHLYGDEVRLTHNYWGVLISLIVSGFPFAFLLTLSYVTGIDPTLARAAATLGASPWQQFRQIYLPLLLPGLTMTACLSFVQAFSVFPSAVLLGAPAGPTRVISIAASEAAFESYDYSLASTIAIVMGFVQLLVVGGMLGARRFFYTGPVSGGKG; encoded by the coding sequence ATGATCGCGCTTCCCGCGCAGCGCGACCCGAAGGGCTGGCTCGTCGCGCCGGCGCTCGTCTTCATCATCGCGCTGTTCATCTATCCGTTCGCGTACGGGCTGATGCTGTCGTTCAATCCGATGAACGGCGGCGGCGCCTGGGCGAACTACGTGTCGTTTTTCACCGATACGTCGATGTGGCCGACGATCATCGTCACGCTGAAGCTCGCCGTGCCCGCGACGATCATCAACGTCGGCGTTTCGGTGCCGGTCGCGTTCGCGTTGCGGCGTTCGTCGCCGTATCAGAAGTTCGTGACCACGCTGCTCGTCATTCCGGTGACGCTCGGCACCGTCTTGATCGCCGACGGCATGCTCACGTACTTCAGCCCGAACGGCTGGTTCCCGCAGGCGGTTCAGGCGCTGCATCTCTATGGCGACGAAGTGCGGCTCACGCATAACTACTGGGGCGTGCTTATTTCGCTGATCGTGTCGGGCTTTCCGTTCGCGTTTCTGCTGACGCTTTCCTACGTCACGGGTATCGACCCGACGCTCGCGCGCGCCGCCGCGACGCTCGGCGCGAGTCCGTGGCAGCAGTTTCGGCAGATCTATCTGCCGCTTTTGCTGCCCGGCCTCACGATGACTGCGTGCCTTTCGTTCGTGCAGGCGTTTTCGGTGTTTCCGTCGGCGGTGCTGCTCGGCGCGCCGGCGGGTCCCACGCGCGTGATCTCGATTGCCGCGTCCGAGGCCGCGTTCGAAAGCTACGACTATTCGCTGGCATCGACGATCGCGATCGTGATGGGCTTCGTGCAATTGCTGGTCGTGGGCGGCATGCTCGGCGCGCGCCGCTTCTTTTACACCGGCCCGGTGAGCGGAGGGAAGGGATAA